A window from Triticum aestivum cultivar Chinese Spring chromosome 6D, IWGSC CS RefSeq v2.1, whole genome shotgun sequence encodes these proteins:
- the LOC123141683 gene encoding uncharacterized protein: MARLQMGRRRAVWRLRAGLLVAAAFAGGGAARARHPARGGDAATVASRASTRRRGCGVCPRGGWLSSSRSVGGMAAEVAVAGRRWRNFAGCSGEVLSGSRGGGPGGWLLVKLGLLAAAWHGAVPVQGGSVTAICFGLVRIRDGDERAGSFSAALAAWRGRVGALLLGSSGGTLRQWPVRQGSHGGTVAAVGRRI; encoded by the coding sequence ATGGCGCGGCTGCAGATGGGTCGACGCCGAGCTGTGTGGCGGCTGCGTGCGGGTCTCCTCGTGGCGGCGGCcttcgccggcggcggggcggcacgtGCGCGGCATCCGGCGAGGGGTGGGGACGCGGCCACGGTGGCTTCTCGTGCAAGTACGCGGAGAAGAGGCTGCGGCGTGTGTCCTCGGGGAGGATGGCTATCCTCGTCCAGATCcgtcggcggcatggcggcggagGTCGCAGTGGCCGGTCGGCGGTGGCGGAACTTCGCCGGTTGCAGCGGCGAGGTTCTgtctggatcccggggcggcggccctggagggtGGCTGCTGGTGAAGCTAGGGCTTCTCGCGGCGGCATGGCATGGTGcagtccctgtccaaggcggatCTGTGACGGCGATCTGCTTTGGATTGGTTCGAATCAGAGACGGTGACGAGCGCGCAGGATCCTTCTCGGCGGCTCTCGCGGCTTGGCGAGGCagggtgggagccctcctcctgggctccagtggtggcacactcaggcagtggccggtgcgccagggatcccacggtggcactgttgctgcggttggtcgccggatctag